In one Limosilactobacillus oris genomic region, the following are encoded:
- a CDS encoding GNAT family N-acetyltransferase translates to MQIKQATAADLAAVCRFYQEVCAQQQDDEYGADWHWGVYPNRELLADRIDNGMVVEGLVNGQVATVGILTTGEDPNYRQVDWAIAAPEQQITVLHLFAVSKNFRGQGLAKQMLQKLFEFAKNKGYAVMHLDVMKGNVPAERAYVKSGFRFAGEVVLHYEDIGDTSAHMYERKL, encoded by the coding sequence ATGCAGATTAAGCAAGCGACGGCCGCTGACCTAGCGGCGGTTTGCCGGTTTTACCAAGAAGTCTGTGCCCAGCAGCAGGACGACGAATACGGAGCTGATTGGCACTGGGGCGTTTATCCCAACCGGGAGCTCTTAGCCGACCGGATTGATAACGGGATGGTAGTCGAGGGGCTGGTAAATGGTCAAGTTGCCACTGTCGGAATCTTGACGACCGGGGAGGACCCCAATTACCGTCAGGTTGACTGGGCAATAGCAGCACCAGAGCAGCAGATAACCGTCCTCCACCTATTTGCCGTCAGCAAGAATTTTCGGGGCCAGGGCCTGGCTAAGCAAATGCTCCAGAAATTATTTGAATTTGCCAAGAACAAGGGGTACGCGGTAATGCACCTCGACGTGATGAAGGGCAATGTCCCGGCCGAACGGGCATACGTTAAGAGCGGTTTTCGCTTTGCCGGCGAAGTAGTCCTCCATTACGAAGACATTGGCGACACCAGTGCCCACATGTATGAACGAAAGTTGTAA
- a CDS encoding FAD-dependent oxidoreductase, producing the protein MKTVQNIIIGFGKGGKTLAKFLAQQGEEVLVVEKSREMYGGTCINIACLPSKRLITEAARGTDFATAIRGKREMVAQLRDKNYHMLADEDTITVLDGTAHFTSDHTITVDTATGPQKFTGKRIFINTGAQPTVPPIPGLRESPALLTSTSAMELDSLPQKLVIIGAGYIGLEFASMFAEFGAQVTVVDHHQEFLPREDTDVVAMVKANLEQLGITFHLGVNIDQVSTANGQVQVEISRDGHATQLAADKILAATGRRPATAKLGLENTGIAVDDRGAIKVDDQLHTTVPGVWAIGDVKGGPQFTYISLDDFRIIKDELFGDGTRRISNRGVVPTSVFIEPPLAQVGLTEKQAHAQGQDYLLFKLPVAAIPKAKVLKDQRGILKILVDPQTKLILGATLYAPEAHEIINMVALAMRAKLPYTMLRDQIYTHPTISEAFNDLLKKPQ; encoded by the coding sequence ATGAAGACAGTGCAAAACATCATTATTGGTTTTGGCAAGGGTGGAAAAACACTCGCCAAATTTCTCGCCCAACAAGGCGAAGAGGTGCTCGTCGTAGAAAAGTCACGGGAAATGTACGGGGGCACCTGCATCAACATTGCCTGCCTCCCCTCTAAACGGCTGATTACCGAGGCCGCCCGCGGTACTGACTTTGCGACCGCCATCCGGGGCAAGCGGGAAATGGTTGCCCAGCTGCGGGACAAGAACTACCACATGCTCGCCGACGAGGACACCATCACCGTCCTGGACGGGACCGCCCACTTTACCAGTGACCATACAATTACCGTCGATACCGCAACTGGTCCCCAGAAATTCACCGGTAAGCGAATCTTCATCAACACCGGGGCCCAGCCAACCGTCCCGCCCATCCCCGGCCTGCGGGAGAGTCCGGCCCTGCTGACATCCACGAGCGCAATGGAACTGGACAGTCTGCCGCAGAAATTGGTAATCATCGGTGCTGGCTACATCGGCCTGGAGTTTGCCAGCATGTTTGCCGAATTCGGCGCCCAGGTGACCGTGGTTGACCACCACCAGGAATTCCTCCCCCGTGAAGACACGGACGTCGTGGCGATGGTCAAAGCCAACTTAGAACAGCTCGGCATTACCTTCCACCTCGGGGTCAACATCGACCAGGTCAGCACGGCCAATGGGCAAGTCCAAGTGGAAATCAGCCGCGATGGTCATGCTACCCAACTGGCCGCCGATAAAATTCTCGCTGCCACCGGACGCCGGCCAGCAACGGCAAAGCTCGGACTGGAAAATACCGGGATTGCCGTTGACGATCGGGGCGCCATCAAGGTCGATGACCAGCTCCACACCACGGTGCCCGGTGTATGGGCCATTGGCGATGTTAAGGGCGGTCCCCAGTTTACTTATATTTCCCTGGACGACTTCCGAATCATCAAGGATGAGCTTTTCGGCGACGGCACCCGCCGTATCAGTAACCGTGGGGTCGTCCCAACCAGCGTCTTTATTGAGCCACCGCTCGCCCAAGTTGGCTTAACCGAAAAGCAGGCCCACGCTCAAGGACAGGATTACCTACTGTTTAAGCTCCCCGTCGCTGCCATCCCAAAGGCTAAGGTGCTAAAGGATCAGCGCGGGATCCTCAAAATACTAGTTGATCCGCAGACCAAGCTCATCCTCGGTGCCACCCTCTACGCACCGGAAGCCCATGAAATCATCAACATGGTTGCCCTGGCAATGCGGGCTAAACTCCCCTACACCATGCTCCGTGACCAGATTTACACCCATCCAACCATCAGCGAGGCCTTTAATGACCTCCTCAAAAAGCCGCAATAG